From the genome of Danio aesculapii chromosome 16, fDanAes4.1, whole genome shotgun sequence, one region includes:
- the psmc4 gene encoding 26S proteasome regulatory subunit 6B, with amino-acid sequence MEDGGVLVEKAQDDAPALLSSRPQTGLSFLAPEPEDLEDLYSIYKKLQQELEFLEVQEEYIKDEQKNLKKEFLHAQEEVKRIQSIPLVIGQFLEAVDQNTAIVGSTTGSNYYVRILSTIDRELLKPNASVALHKHSNALVDVLPPEADSSIMMLTSDQKPDVMYSDIGGMDIQKQEVREAVELPLTHFELYKQIGIDPPRGVLMYGPPGCGKTMLAKAVAHHTTAAFIRVVGSEFVQKYLGEGPRMVRDVFRLAKENAPAIIFIDEIDAIATKRFDAQTGADREVQRILLELLNQMDGFDQNVNVKVIMATNRADTLDPALLRPGRLDRKIEFPLPDRRQKRLVFSTITSKMNLSEEVDLEDYVARPDKISGADINSICQEAGMLAVRENRYIVLAKDFEKAYKTVIKKDEQEHEFYK; translated from the exons ATGGAGGACGGCGGAGTGTTGGTCGAAAAAGCTCAG GATGATGCGCCGGCCCTGCTGAGTTCAAGGCCACAGACCGGCTTGTCTTTCTTGGCACCCGAACCAGAAGATCTGGAGGATCTTTACAGCATATATAAG AAGTTGCAGCAGGAATTGGAGTTTCTGGAGGTGCAGGAGGAATACATTAAAGATGAACAGAAGAATCTGAAGAAGGAGTTCCTTCATGCCCAAGAGGAGGTGAAGAGGATACAGAGCATCCCTCTGGTAATTGGGCAGTTCCTGGAGGCCGTCGACCAGAATACAGCTATTGTGGGCTCAACCACAG GATCTAATTACTATGTTCGAATTCTGAGCACAATTGACCGAGAGCTGTTGAAGCCCAATGCCTCTGTTGCTCTGCACAAGCACAGCAATGCTCTGGTGGACGTTCTGCCTCCAGAAGCGGACAGCAGCATCATGATGCTCACTTCAG ATCAAAAACCAGATGTGATGTACTCTGACATCGGAGGAATGGACATCCAGAAACAGGAGGTCAGGGAGGCTGTGGAACTTCCCCTCACACATTTTGAGCTCTATAAACAG ATTGGTATCGATCCACCCAGAGGAGTGCTCATGTATGGCCCACCTGGCTGTGGGAAGACTATGCTGGCCAAAGCTGTGGCTCACCACACCACAG CGGCCTTTATTCGTGTGGTGGGATCTGAGTTTGTGCAGAAGTATCTTGGTGAGGGTCCACGCATGGTGCGAGATGTCTTTCGGCTGGCCAAAGAGAATGCACCAGCCATCATCTTCATTGATGAGATCGATGCCATTGCTACGAAGCGTTTTGATGCACAGACTGGAG CTGACAGAGAAGTGCAGAGAATCCTGCTTGAGCTTCTCAATCAAATGGATGGGTTTGACCAGAATGTGAACGTGAAG GTTATCATGGCCACCAACAGGGCTGACACACTGGACCCTGCCCTGCTGCGTCCAGGTAGATTGGACCGTAAGATTGAGTTTCCCCTGCCCGATCGTCGACAGAAACGTCTTGTGTTTTCCACCATCACCAGTAAGATGAACCTCTCAGAGGAGGTCGACCTGGAGGACT ATGTTGCCAGGCCTGACAAGATCTCTGGTGCAGATATCAACTCCATTTGCCAGGAG
- the si:dkey-199f5.7 gene encoding uncharacterized protein si:dkey-199f5.7 translates to MEVSAKNISCGSSESGLNARVEPFSSVLLRSGSRTLRIDQLTPLCRQLIARRSILPALKPKIVPVKPVKKQIFTDGHLKPRAVSTSRPQMRVSVKDICYSSCDSDLTSDDHSSSLLPNSGCPAVRTDTHMPHRQLSVAVLSNLPVLESKYVPVKPVNQQSFTDGPPKHQVKVSVKNISYPGCVSDLNDSVEMKMEDVPFVKANGVPVKPVSRQKFTDAPPKCRVSTSNTQMKVSVKDILFPSCVSGLNAGVERPSSLLPPSGSRAVRMDKRLPLHRQSVAVCSNLPLLEPHRVPVKPVNKQSFTNGPPERSMSSPKHKTEVSVKNISFPLCESDLKAGVDRSSSLLSHSGSPAVRMVKRTPLRQHHVAAPTRLSVLKPSCVPVKPVDEPPSCWSDLKVKSHLSLPRLPGLTSRPVNKRESCPFEDEDVKMKRAQSAKSSPLLLSRFPSAVCF, encoded by the exons ATGGAGGTTTCAGCGAAAAACATCAGCTGTGGTTCATCTGAGTCTGGCCTAAATGCCAGAGTTGAGCCTTTCTCCTCTGTTCTGCTTCGTTCTGGGAGTCGAACACTGAGGATTGACCAGCTTACTCCTCTCTGTCGGCAATTGATTGCTAGGCGCTCAATCCTGCCAGCTCTGAAGCCAAAAATTGTTCCTGTGAAGCCTGTCAAAAAGCAGATCTTCACAGATGGACATCTGAAACCTAGAGCAGTGAGCACTTCTAGGCCTCAGATGAGGGTTTCAGTGAAAGACATCTGCTACTCTTCATGTGACTCTGACCTGACTAGCGATGACCATTCTTCATCTCTTCTGCCTAATTCTGGGTGTCCAGCAGTGAGGACGGACACACATATGCCTCACCGCCAGCTGTCTGTTGCTGTGCTCTCAAACCTGCCTGTTCTGGAGTCCAAGTATGTTCCTGTGAAGCCTGTCAACCAGCAGAGCTTCACAGATGGACCTCCAAAACATCAGGTGAAGGTTTCAGTGAAAAACATCAGCTACCCTGGATGTGTGTCTGATCTGAATGACAGTGTTGAGATGAAGATGGAGGATGTGCCTTTTGTGAAAGCAAATGGTGTTCCTGTGAAGCCTGTCAGTAGACAGAAGTTCACTGATGCACCTCCAAAGTGTAGAGTGAGCACTTCTAACACTCAGATGAAGGTCTCAGTGAAAGACATCCTCTTCCCTTCATGTGTTTCTGGTCTGAATGCCGGCGTTGAGCGTCCCTCATCTCTTCTGCCTCCATCTGGGAGTAGAGCAGTGAGGATGGATAAACGCTTGCCTCTCCACCGGCAGTCAGTTGCTGTGTGCTCAAACCTGCCTCTTCTGGAGCCACACCGTGTTCCTGTGAAGCCTGTCAACAAGCAGAGCTTCACAAACGGACCTCCAGAACGCAGCATGAGCTCTCCTAAACACAAGACGGAAGTTTCAGTGAAAAACATCAGCTTTCCTCTGTGTGAGTCTGACCTGAAGGCCGGTGTTGACCGCTCTTCATCTCTTCTGTCACATTCTGGGAGTCCAGCAGTGAGGATGGTCAAACGTACACCTCTCCGCCAGCATCATGTTGCTGCTCCCACACGCTTGTCTGTATTGAAGCCAAGCTGTGTTCCTGTAAAGCCTGTCGATGAACCCCCTTCATGTTGGTCTGATCTGAAAGTGAAGTCTCATCTTTCCTTACCCAGACTGCCAGGCTTAACAAGTCGACCAGTGAACAAACGTGAGTCT TGTCCATTTGAGGATGAGGATGTGAAGATGAAGAGGGCTCAGTCAGCAAAAAGTAGTCCTCTTCTGCTGTCAAGATTCCCCTCTGCAGTCTGTTTTTGA